A single region of the Corticium candelabrum chromosome 15, ooCorCand1.1, whole genome shotgun sequence genome encodes:
- the LOC134191273 gene encoding uncharacterized protein LOC134191273, whose amino-acid sequence MSTSNLMAVQILWCSVSIILISVTVAGHNVSSKNVFDDGSLCWTLFVNRDKPSGTGDWETLSSLLRDRYDVCSKPRDIDCQTATGNQLQYVNQVVTCNTIQGFYCVNSQQVTGQCFDYKVRFLCPCTRACGNDIKLVNSDEKVDIVIPTYGHNLSCEWKVVAPEGRQIKLMLAPGQKQLDVEHAVLTIQSKLKQSTYQLIDSRKGLWPPTTRAMVSKENKLIIHFYGNVMYTNLRLQCELLPESRTFTPCNFTSNFCDWKRWSKIWTRLPCYDEKIGYVGKLSTTESGIKCQAWHTRYPHRQAAIVYKYEELRGTNYCRNPGGMMSQPWCYTKNRRVVRQVCSVVQCSTSRTGMVLALRMHESLVTGDLYRIVSPLYEGVKGSCLSFNYKLNTVGNRLLIITVKNVENMSVAKRAFNGTKSNGWFRGYLKIPDDTKFYIYVATRIPFYGSTGDVAVDDIHIVKYPERFSCWSSNSSLCPVTMMPSEGKWELKSYIKETVTTGLPMQTPDYKSLGCQKRSDRQSKKTFLASFHLLETNSSLFQHWPRYRDPSECAKAAFTLGYKFFAIGPRLFCYASHDLKLDYDGQLIKSDCPSLSHYPIERNFFLYELISQIGRFTWLQQLTLQYGYFMSYAFSSQQTLRSSYISWIWLRDAGNEQMCVSFEYNSNVDNLYVELMEDSLSQTRVGRKKYVVWKAPSLGTGWKFATFYLPRDSNIVAVQVQIVMTRSISNEGYFDIRNLTVLPCATAPNCTFDSSLCGWDSKDKGGCSNWRRGEFTHYYPLNVTLQSRYGYVLSTHYCVASTSNNKRQFVYFRSPPMVSQGYRCFGFHYSMAGTQYYFNSGWRYYWSYSVRALVNGRVHMEEFLQLSRGTNNRPGNWKLGFLTLPIEFQGFLEIEFKACRYCYLALDNFVFSTTKCGDASDHCATGRHNCEQLCIQGFTQYFCGCNERYKLGSDGHSCLPVCHPPCQNNGRCVAPNLCECTNRYTGYYCSLFCGDSYQTSEMGVLNPPVNALWRRQKLRCQWTVEAPEGFLIHLKFDKMDDGCNTRCSSENVTIRGVQDDQVVICHGAHIPHDVISLGSRLSILYMSWTKRQPSSCVFRMRYQVYESACRMDCSNLKANERCCLHGFVLAVPGILRQGTTAVVNVMLHKSIGPLTVNSTLTTATDDIILTSTQKTKQKSNGELQYFTIEIPNNVESGQYKLAVNGTISRQLAVHGVMSVGVAARGPTVLVQTDKPVYKPGQTVQVRILVLDYEMKPFNTSVTVEITDGRGMKVLQWLNVRPTNGLLSRSIPLSSQPVTGTWNISIFATFFPSDEKQRVQSACFDVREYVLPKFEVVLYVPTYAVKGDTDLIGAVAARYTYGKPVQGRVCVYVLPMFTSLPYYLRSITVKPTKLCQSIDGLSDFSVLLNSVTKYNRWPTTLEVNVTVTEKGTGVSANASRLIMVASKPLLLHFLPGTPTLFHPGLPFTVRVFVMTPECYSIFSPVG is encoded by the exons ATGAGTACTTCAAATTTAATGGCAGTTCAAATTCTTTGGTGCTCTGTAAGCATCATTCTGATTAGTGTGACTGTCGCTGG CCATAATGTTTCCAGCAAGAATGTGTTTGATGATGGAA GTCTCTGTTGGACACTGTTTGTAAATAGAGACAAACCAAGTGGCACTGGTGACTGGGAGACACTGAGCTCTCTTCTTCGAGATCGTTATGATGTTTGTTCAAAGCCAAGAGACATCGATTGTCAAACAGCAACAG GAAATCAGTTACAATATGTGAATCAAGTAGTGACTTGCAATACGATCCAAGGATTTTATTGTGTTAACTCTCAACAAGTAACGGGACAATGTTTTGACTACAAAGTTCGTTTTCTCTGTCCATGTACAA GAGCATGTGGAAATGACATCAAATTAGTGAATTCAGATGAAAAGGTAGACATTGTAATACCTACGTACGGCCATAATCTCAGCTGTGAGTGGAAAGTTGTAGCACCAGAAGGTAGACAGATCAAGTTAATGCTTGCACCTGGACAAAAACAGCTTGATGTTGAGCATGCTGTACTAACTATCCAGTCTAAGTTGAAACAGTCAACGTACCAATTGATTGACAGCCGTAAAGGACTCTGGCCTCCAACTACCAGAGCAATGGTCTCAAAAGAAAACAAATTGATAATACACTTCTATGGCAATGTTATGTACACAAATTTGAGATTGCAGTGTGAATTGCTACCTG AATCGAGAACCTTTACTCCATGTAACTTCACATCTAACTTCTGTGACTGGAAAAGATGGAGCAAAATATGGACACGCT TGCCTTGTTATGATGAAAAGATTGGCTACGTCGGTAAATTGTCAACAACAGAATCCGGCATAAAGTGCCAAGCTTGGCACACTCGGTACCCGCATAGACAAGCAGCTATTGTGTATAAGTATGAAGAGCTCAGAGGGACAAATTATTGTCGGAATCCAGGAGGCATGATGTCACAACCATGGTGTTACACTAAAAACCGGAGAGTGGTACGACAAGTCTGTTCTGTTGTTCAGTGCAGCACATCTAGAACGG GTATGGTTTTGGCATTGCGAATGCACGAGTCACTTGTCACTGGTGATCTCTACCGCATCGTTAGTCCATTATATGAAggtgttaaaggcagctgTCTTTCATTCAACTACAAACTGAACACTGTTGGAAACAGATTGTTGATTATTACTGTTAAAAATGTGGAAAACATGTCTGTGGCAAAGAGAGCATTTAATGGAACAAAGAGCAATGGGTGGTTTCGAGGTTATCTTAAGATTCCTGATGACACAAAATTTTACATTTATGTTGCAACTAGAATACCATTTTATGGGAGTACTGGTGATGTGGCCGTTGATGACATACATATTGTGAAGTATCCAGAAC GGTTTTCTTGTTGGTCTTCTAACTCAAGTTTATGTCCTGTAACCATGATGCCAAGTGAAGGGAAATGGGAGTTGAAATCCTACATTAAAGAAACAGTAACAACAGGGCTACCAATGCAAACTCCAG ATTATAAAAGTCTTGGTTGTCAAAAGAGAAGTGATCGACAGTCAAAAAAGACTTTCCTAGCATCGTTTCATTTATTGGAGACAAATAGTAGTCTGTTTCAGCATTGGCCACGTTATCGTGATCCGTCAGAATGTGCAAAGGCAGCGTTCACTCTTGGCTATAAATTCTTTGCCATTGGTCCAAGGTTATTCTGTTATGCATCACATGATTTGAAGCTTGATTATGACGGACAACTAATAAAATCAGACTGTCCTTCTCTATCTCATTATCCCATTGAAAGAAATTTCTTTCTGTATGAGCTGATCAGTCAAATTGGCAGGTTTACATGGCTGCAACAACTGACTCTCCAGTATG GTTACTTTATGTCGTATGCATTTTCCAGTCAGCAGACTTTGCGTTCGTCGTACATAAGTTGGATCTGGTTGCGTGACGCAGGAAATGAACAGATGTGTGTTTCATTTGAGTATAACTCTAATGTTGACAATTTGTATGTTGAACTGATGGAAGACAGCTTATCACAAACACGAGTGGGAAGGAAAAAGTATGTGGTCTGGAAAGCACCATCACTGGGAACAGGCTGGAAATTTGCTACATTTTACTTGCCACGAGACTCCAATATAGTTGCTGTACAAGTTCAGATTGTAATGACACGCAGTATTTCTAATGAAGGGTACTTTGACATTCGAAACTTGACAGTTTTGCCATGTGCAACAG CACCAAATTGCACATTTGATTCATCTTTATGTGGTTGGGATAGTAAAGACAAGGGAGGTTGTTCAAACTGGAGAAGAGGGGAATTCACTCACTATTATCCTCTCAACGTGACATTACAATCGA GATATGGATATGTTCTTAGCACTCACTACTGCGTTGCTTCAACTTCTAATAATAAACGGCAATTTGTATATTTTAGAAGTCCTCCCATGGTTAGTCAGGGCTATCGTTGCTTTGGTTTTCACTACTCGATGGCTGGCACCCAATATTATTTCAACTCTGGGTGGAGGTATTACTGGTCATACAGTGTTAGGGCATTAGTTAATGGAAGAGTTCATATGGAAGAGTTTCTCCAGTTGTCGAGAGGGACCAACAACAGACCAGGAAACTGGAAGCTTGGATTTCTTACCTTACCGATTGAATTTCAAGGTTTTCTTGAGATCGAGTTTAAGGCATGCAGGTACTGCTATTTGGCTTTGGATAACTTTGTGTTTTCTACAACTAAGTGTGGTGACG CAAGTGATCATTGTGCCACTGGAAGACATAATTGTGAACAATTATGCATTCAAGGGTTTACACAGTATTTTTGTGGTTGCAATGAACGATACAAACTAGGAAGTGATGGTCATTCGTGTCTAC CTGTGTGTCATCCTCCATGTCAAAACAATGGAAGATGTGTTGCACCAAACCTGTGTGAGTGCACTAACAGATACACAGGCTATTACTGTTCTCTAT TCTGTGGAGATTCTTACCAAACGAGTGAAATGGGAGTGCTCAATCCTCCAGTGAATGCTTTGTGGCGGCGTCAAAAGCTGAGATGTCAGTGGACAGTTGAAGCACCCGAAGGATTTTTGATACATTTGAAGTTTGACAAGATGGATGATGGTTGCAACACACGGTGCTCATCTGAAAATGTTACAATTCGAGGTGTGCAGGATGATCAAGTAGTGATATGTCATGGAGCTCATATCCCTCATGATGTAATTTCACTGGGGAGTAGATTGTCTATTCTATATATGAGTTGGACTAAACGTCAACCCTCCTCTTGTGTGTTTCGGATGAGATATCAAGTCTATG AATCTGCATGCAGAATGGATTGCTCAAATCTCAAAGCAAATGAACG ATGTTGTCTTCACGGGTTTGTGCTGGCTGTCCCTGGCATATTGCGCCAAGGCACAACAGCTGTCGTTAATGTCATGCTTCACAAATCTATTGGTCCATTGACAGTTAATTCTACTCTAACCACTGCCACAGATGACATAATATTGACATCaacacagaaaacaaaacagaaaa GTAATGGAGAATTACAATACTTTACCATTGAG ATACCCAACAATGTTGAATCAGGGCAATACAAACTGGCAGTGAATGGTACAATTAGTAGGCAGCTTGCTGTTCATGGAGTGATGAGCGTTGGAGTTGCTGCAAGAGGTCCAACCGTGTtggtgcagacagacaaacctgTGTACAAACCGGGTCAAACGG TTCAAGTGAGAATTCTGGTATTGGATTATGAAATGAAACCGTTCAATACATCG GTAACAGTGGAGATTACA GATGGCAGAGGCATGAAAGTTTTACAGTGGCTAAATGTTCGACCAACAAATG GACTTTTGTCTCGATCCATTCCTTTGTCTTCTCAGCCTGTTACAGGCACTTGGAACATTTCAATCTTTGCAACATTTTTTCCAAGTGACGAG aAACAGCGTGTGCAATCAGCTTGTTTTGACGTCAGAGAATATG TTCTTCCAAAATTTGAGGTAGTTCTTTATGTTCCAACTTACGCTGTTAAAGGTGACACTGACTTAATAGGAGCAGTGGCTGCAAG GTACACATATGGAAAGCCAGTGCAGggacgtgtttgtgtgtatgttttgcCCATGTTCACATCTTTGCCATACTATTTACGTTCTATTACTGTTAAACCAACTAAACTCTGTCAGTCG ATTGATGGATTGTCTGATTTTTCAGTGTTACTAAATTCAGTCACTAAATACAACAGATGGCCAACAACTTTGGAAGTTAATGTCACTGTAACTGAGAAAGGTACAGGTGTCTCTGCAAATGCTTCTCGTCTGATAATGGTTGCATCAAAACCATTGCTCCTACACTTTTTGCCGGGCACACCCACATTGTTTCATCCTGGTTTGCCATTTACTGTCAGG GTGTTTGTCATGACTCCTGAATGTTATAGCATATTTAGTCCAGTGGGTTAA